Below is a genomic region from Streptomyces sp. RPA4-2.
CTCGTCGCCCATCTGCACGGTCTCGGCCACCGCCGGCTCGCCATCATCACGGGCCCGGCGGCGACCACCACCGGCAGCGAGCGGGTCGAGGCGTTCCGGGACGCGCTCGCCGCCCACGGCATCGCCCTGCCGGACGCCTACATCGGGCAGGGCGACTTCCAGGCCGAGAGCGGGCGCCGCGCCACCGAACGGTTCCTGGACCTGGCCGAACCGCCCGAGGTCGTCTTCGCCGCCGACAACCTGATGGCGCTCGGCGCGCTGGACGCCGTCCGGGCACGTGGGCTGCGGGTGCCCGAGGACATCGCGCTCGCCGCGTTCGACGACATCCCCTGGTTCGTGCACACCGATCCCCCGATCACCGCGATCGCCCAGCCGACCGGTGAGCTGGGACGGGCCGCCGTACGCGCGCTCGTCGACCGGATCGAGGGGCGCCCCCGCAGTCCGTCACCCTCCCCGCCCGTCTCGTCGTCCGCCGCTCGTGCGGCGAGCCGCCTCCGGTACGGACGACCCCCGTACAACCGCCCCCCGCACAACCGACCCCCCAAGAGACGACCCCCGCACAGCAGTCCCCCGTACAAAGGAGCCAGTCGTGAGCAACCAGGACGAGTTGCTGCGCATCGAGGGCATTCGCAAGACCTTCCCCGGCGTGGTCGCGCTGGACAGCGTCGACTTCGATCTGCGCCGCGGCGAGGTGCACGTGCTGCTCGGCGAGAACGGCGCCGGCAAGAGCACGCTGATCAAGATGCTCTCCGGCGCCTATCAGCCCGACTCCGGGCGCGTCCTCGTGGACCGTGAGGAGGTGCGCATCCACGGGGCGCAGGACTCCGAGCGCCTCGGGATCGCGACCATCTACCAGGAGTTCAACCTCGTTCCCGATCTGACGGTCGCCGAGAACATCTTCCTGGGCCGGCAGCCGCGCCGCTACGGGCTGATCGACCGCCGGACGATGGAGGCCGAGGCCGCCGCGCTGCTCGAACGGGTCGGCGTGAACGTGTCGCCCCGCGCGCGGGTGCGTGAACTCGGCATCGCGCGCCTCCAGATGGTCGAGATCGCGAAGGCACTGAGCCTCGACGCGCGCGTCCTGATCATGGACGAGCCGACCGCGGTGCTCACCTCCGAAGAGGTCGAGAAACTCTTCGCGATCGTGCGCCAACTGCGCGAGGACGGGGTCGGCATCGTCTTCATCACGCACCACCTGGAGGAGATCGCGGTCCTGGGAGACCGGGTCACGGTCATCCGCGACGGCAAGAGCGTCGGCCAGGTGCCCGCGACCACGCCCGAGGACGAACTGGTCCGCCTCATGGTGGGCCGTTCGATCGAACAGCAGTATCCGCGCGAGCGCCCCGAAGCCGGGACCGGTGACGGAACCGGTACCGGGACCGCGTTGCTGACCGTCGAGGGACTGACCCGTGACGGTGTCTTCCACGACGTGAGCTTCGAGGTGCGGGCCGGTGAGGTCGTCGGCATCGCGGGGCTCGTGGGCGCCGGACGTACGGAGGTCGTCCGCGCGGTCTTCGGCGCCGACCCGTACGACAAGGGCGCCGTGAAGGTCGCCGGCGCC
It encodes:
- a CDS encoding sugar ABC transporter ATP-binding protein, translating into MSNQDELLRIEGIRKTFPGVVALDSVDFDLRRGEVHVLLGENGAGKSTLIKMLSGAYQPDSGRVLVDREEVRIHGAQDSERLGIATIYQEFNLVPDLTVAENIFLGRQPRRYGLIDRRTMEAEAAALLERVGVNVSPRARVRELGIARLQMVEIAKALSLDARVLIMDEPTAVLTSEEVEKLFAIVRQLREDGVGIVFITHHLEEIAVLGDRVTVIRDGKSVGQVPATTPEDELVRLMVGRSIEQQYPRERPEAGTGDGTGTGTALLTVEGLTRDGVFHDVSFEVRAGEVVGIAGLVGAGRTEVVRAVFGADPYDKGAVKVAGAELRRHDVNAAMRAGIGLVPEDRKGQGLLLDASVEENLGLVTMRGATHGGLVDLRGQRVAAARIAEQLGVRMAGLGQHVRTLSGGNQQKVVIGKWLLADTKVLILDEPTRGIDVGAKVEIYQLVNELTAAGAAVLMISSDLPEVLGMSDRVLVMAQGRIAGELSAAEATQDSVMALAVSTPTTNSETAVEGSRGH